Below is a genomic region from Astatotilapia calliptera chromosome 13, fAstCal1.2, whole genome shotgun sequence.
ttttgtttgtttatacatACATCCCCAAGTAGTAAACTCTTTGTTCTTGATTGTAAAGTGCAGTAAATAATAGTCTTCAAATGATAAACAGTGTTAGGATAAATCCAAAGCTGAATACAATGGAGAAAAGCAAATAGAAATCTTATAAAAATGtcaatcacacaaacacaaaaagtgtttgttcagtttcatACTCTTATTTTGCTgcttgtgtgtatgcatgtttaCTTCTCTCAGTTGGGTGGTAGGTGGGCGTAAGACAGTTGATAAACTCAGTCAAACTCAGCTTCCAGTCAGCATTTTCATCCGACAGCTCTATCAAAGCATCGACACACAGAGAtctaagaaaaagaaagaagtaagAGACAAATGACTGGAGAAGTCTGGATATGGAGTTTTAACAGCCATTTAATTTCTAAAATGATGTGCAAAATGTGTGCTGCaatatacaaacaaaacaacaaaacaaaacgcgAAACAATTAGAAGAACAAACTCTCAGCGATGAAAAAACGAATACCTCAGCAGCAGGTTAGTCTGCAGAGTGTCTGAGTATGTGATGTTGAGTGCCGTCTCATTGTGCTTCAGGAATCGCAGAAATTCATTCGAATCAAGCTGTGAATCCCCATCATCATACgcctgtgacacaaaaacaccatCAACAACTGCATTCAAAATCTTTTACCTCTTATTCACAGATATTCTCATATATTACTCCTTCTCTAACTAGGAAGTGAATATATTAAGAATGACTATGCAAGCAGTCAGTGTCAGAATCCATGTAAGTTAATAAATGGTTACAATAATGGTATATCATAAGGCTGAAGCTATGCAAGATAATAAGCTAAAATGTATCATTTCTTCCTACAAGTGACTAACAGATACATTTGTAATTATTATACAGTGTATGAAGTATtcacacctgaaaatatgtctgAAGGATGTCACCGGCTGATGTGTTTGAGGCCAGATCTTCAGCTTCTTTCTGAATCCACTggatcactctctctctcatccagTCACGATCAGATAGGAAACACACGACTGCAAGCGTGAAGCATGAAAAAGAGACCGGCTTTAGACAGCCACTCAAATTTGCTGAattgtgtaaaaatgtgaaatatttcgTGACTTACTGGGGCTCACATTGGCCTTTGTTGGTTTCTCTGcaaatagaaacacacacaaatccttCATGACTGCACAAGCTTCACTCAAAGCTTaaagagtttgtgtttgtggaaaCTGACCCAGACAGTGTCCTCTGTGCTCCACGTGTATCTTGGTCTGGGTGATGCAGGCGTCTCTGTGCAGTTCACAGTGATTCCTGTAGGATTTTCCGTTGCTGCCACACACCCAGTGCTCTGACATGTCACACTGCtgcaaaggaaataaaacaggCTCGTCAATAGAAGATTACCAAAAAATGGTAGCTGCAGAAATATTACCTGCAGCCTTTCCCTAAACTAATACAGACGTACACATTTACAAGTACACATGTTTGCTAGTTATCAGTACCTTTACCTGTAAACAGCGACAGACTGGTTCTCCTCGGTCAGTCGATACACACTCTCTACCTGCACCGCAGAAAGTCCTGGCACACACCGACTCATCCTAACACAGAagaacacacagggacaaagaCATTGTCATCACAGTGAAGAGAATTGGGAAGAGTGGAGGAATAATTTGGGATGGGTGTGCTCCACATTCCAgatggtgacctttgaccttcgtCTGAAAGGCCACATGGCACGTTGAATGACCAtgactttctccctctctcgcacacacaaacacacacagacaaaatgtATTGGAGCAGCTGCGAAGCGATGCATCTCATTTTAAATTCTGTCTTCTTCAGGactttttcattgtttataatttaaaatttaatttcacCACCTCCATTTCTGAGTGAGACAAAAACTGATTTATCAACAAATGTCCATTTAAACCCAGTTACatattaaagaaactgaaagaattaaatgtgaatgtatagaaaataatatattaaaCACCAAATTAAGATGCAGCTGATAAGTAAAATGTTGTTATAACCAATGTAAATATGGGCAAAGCACTGTTATAATATATTgtaatattattaaatatttatataaatattatataaatattattttaggcAATTTTAATAAACTTATTCAAAAGCCAACATTTTGGAGGCAAATGAGAAATGCTGAACAAAAATGAttataatgataaaaaataaaaaaaataatgattacctgtgaaatattttgttttctttattatattCAGAGTcttgtgttgtatttatttCCATCCCTGTACTGATTACCTGACAGCAGGTAATCAGTGCAACATAAACTCactaaaacagctgaaaaacagaCGAGATTCAGATGATAATTCTCAGTAAGTTCATCATGTTTATGATATGACAAGCCAAGATTTCCTTTTCAAAGTGTTCTTAAAGAGACAGTGAATAAATACTCAATACACAGAGGAACAAAATTACACTCTGATTCCTGACATTCCTCTTTATTAACAGGATGGAaaacctgaaaatgaaaaacatttttgaaatcaTGTATTCCCAAAGCtctaccataaggacatcttaaCTCAGGCTCCAGCAGTAATCTTCACTTTGATCTCAggacagttttttaaatgacagaggACTGCACAAACTCGTCACTTTAAAGAAATGTTCTCACTTTAGTGAAATGTCTTCACTCCCAGATTGTtctacacaaagacacagaagggtgcacacacacacacacacacacacacacacacacacacacacacacacacacacaataggtACATCTGTCGCCTGTGGCTGTCCAGCTGACACctgctgcactgaaaacctgCTGTTAGCAACCAGCTGACGGTacggaacacacacacacacacgcacacgcacacacacacacacacacacacacacaccgcagtAATGTTTTCGGTGTAATTATGAGTATATGTCTTATTTACTTTGTTTGGCTGCAAACCAAGTTTCTGGATTTGTTCTTTCGTTCTCTCGTTCTCTCTTTTatattttctcttctctttccttcCCTTAGTCAACCTCATTATTCTCTTCTCTAACAATCCTGTTCTTCTTCTGCATGAACATTGTGTAGATTTTCAATTCTGCAGTAATCCATTTTTCCCTTAAAAGTCCttttggattctgttctgtcttttttgtaacatttctgatttattgtattttttcattttttatcccgatgtatttttattaattggCTGTTGTGTACGacatatacatttaaaaagacatgTTGGAGTTACTCtattcacatttttcaaaaagtgtttttatctcaTGATTGTTGAAACCTTTGAAGTAAAGTAAATTTTAATGTGTGTCACCATatgtttttaatcttctttcAAAGGTAACTTAAAAAAAGTTTCCATTGAAACTTGTTTTGAAACAAGCTTACTCATAGCAGAGTGTGTTTTCACCAAAATTACAGGTGGAGGGAGTGCGAGACACACCTGAGGACCTGTTCTATATTTCTGTGGGTTTCTATGTTGCCttaaaaacatttgcacaaaacacatacagacacttTCCTAAATCATGATTACCTCAACATATGCAAGCACACACCTGCCCGTAAACATCAGCTACTAACTAGTGAGtattagcaacaacaacagtaacaacaaaagctttttttagtgTAATATTAAACATATTCTCATTAGTACTTAAACATAATAGAGCACTATAATTATTCCGCACACCTCTCAATTTCCattttatcaaaataaaaacaaaacgacATATCTTCAGCAGTGAGTTTACCTTGGAAAGGGGAGAGGAGGACACAAgatgaaggaagaggaggaactgCAGCAGGAGCACAGAGATGGTCAACATCTGAAGTGGACAGGAGTGGAACAATCATGATGCTGTCCAACAATAACAGAGGTAAAGCGGCACTCTAATGCATGATACCATCAGTAATGctactgtgaaaaataaaatagcagTGAAGACTGAGTCTGATCATACTTTGTTCAGTAATTGCTGCAATCAGCCTGTAAGAACCAACTTGCCTGTACCCAAATTTCACTTTATAGCGAGTCTGTTCAAAGCTAAACACCCAAACTTCCAAAATGTCCTCATGTACCTGCATAGATGATGAGTTTATATCCAGCAGTGATCGGTGAAGACTCCTGCTTTGTTCTGCTGAAAAATGACAGCATGGtatgaggagagagagagagagggagagaagaggaggaggagtgatgCAGGAACAGAAAGAAGACCAGCTGTCCAGAGTCACCCCCACCCTTCTACCCCCCCAAGCCtcagaaacacataaaaaccCACTTGTCTTCTGTGGTAGGAATGATGAGTTAAAGGCACGCAACATGTTCAGACAACTTTAAACAGTGACTGACAgatgcaggaaaaaaagagtcACTGCTGACaaatttcagtaaaaaaaaagtgccactgtttttttcacaaattatatttatatgtatttatgaatatagatttgttttatataatctagttttaaatgtttatttatatttattatatttttatgtatttatattctttattatattttatttagttatttattattagATAATTAAACTATTTCTCTGGACTTAAGATACAAGGTCTTTGTGTACAATCTCGATTCTAATTATCCtaattaataaagaaaatattctcCAGCTGTTAGTTTTTACTATCACTGACTTTTCTGCCCTGTTTGGCCTCTGTACCCTTCAGTTTCTCAGTGCTGTAGCACTGAGACCACCAAGTGAAGtaaagcatttgcattttttagtgCTTCTATATCTAAATGCCATCAATAACAACACAGGTACTGCATGCtggcttagcttttcaaaccaCTATCAGTAGTTACATTAGTAACACCTCTGCCCTCACTTTTACAACAGACAAAAATGTTTATAACACAACAGGAACACATAAAATGTAGCTTGTGCGTGATGAGGTAGTACCACATTgtgaccagcagagggcaggCTGTGTGTCTTTCACTTGTCAGGCAAATGTGTGAAGCAGTACACTAGGCATCCACATATTACATAAAAAACAGGATGGTGAATGAAACAAACAGTCCCACACAGACTATTTCTACCAACCTGCCCTCATAGATAAGTGTAAACCCTACGACTAAATTTATACTCTTACCAGCACACTGAACAATAATGAATGGGATTCGGGAGGTAGATGTGCTAATATTTAAtcttaaacataaacacaaactgtcTACATGCAGAAAAACTGTGCCCAGGGGCCAGAACTGTAACTGGGGGAGAGTCATGAGACCATAGATGGATCCATTCTTCTTTATGTAGTAGGTGTCATCATTAGTTCCAAATGTTAATCACAAAATATCAATCATGTCATAAACAATCTTCAAGATAAAGATAAGATATTTAGTGTGTGCTTTTAGCTAAGAACAGTATCATGTGAACAACACTGGAACAAACTTGGATCATCTTGGTCTGATCAGCCCATATAACAGCAGCAAGCAGCTTAACAGTCACATGTGTTTCTAGACTAAGATAAGGACACAAGGTTAGACAGTAGGCAGCAGCTGTTTTAGTGGATAAGcgtttgaaaataaatattcattCATCTGAAAAGTTTGGccatattagaaaaaaaactatttttagttGAATTGCacttagtttttttaaatatttgattctgGAAATGATTGTTGTAGGCTTCTGTTCACAGTGTGACCTTTCCGATAACAAAACTCTGTAGCTCCAGCACTGTGTTAACATTTTGCTCGACTTTGTCATCCCTCTTGgagcttcctctctctctcgggTGTGACAGTCAGCTGTTTGTCAGAGGAGGTGCTGAGGTTCAGATAAACCCAACCTCCCGGTGTGCGCTGCCACACCACTGGAGTGCTTCTTAAAAATAGTTAGGAGCAGTCAGCCAGAGTGTTAACATCATttttctgtgtgcgtgtgttcttTTAATGGAAGGTATGTTATCGTTGTTCCCATTAGCTAAGAGATAGCAGAGGTGTGATGCATCCAAAACACTCCAAAATGGATACACACCAATATGCAgttcacacacagccacacatacagacacaatttaaagaggaggagaggagatgaTGATAGGAAGTAAATGTTTGCCTGTACTCTTTCTGCATTTCATCATTGAGTCTCTGAGAGTTTATTGgttcattttacagttttaaatagGCCTGCATTCATTATACGGACCACTAATAACACCTATCTAGTTTTTATACCTTCTCAAATATTGACTATACAGGAATTCAATTTAAATTTTCTGCATCagtgtcttgatttttttcattttaattattttctcttcttcatATGTCTACATATAATTTGACACTTTAGAgatattcttctttttcttaaatatatacATCTCCTTTTTCAAGCTAAGAAGAAATCCTTGTTTCTCTAGAGGCTAATGTGAGGTGATCACTTTTACTTGGTAAACTGTGATGACCTCACATTAGTCGACTTTCTGTGTGAGAAAATTTAGGAAAACTGCTTGTTGGGTGAGTAACGACAAAGCACCAAAAGTGGAAAAGAGTGTAATTATGCTTGAAGTTGTCTTTTTAGTTaaattcttttaattttcttttaattcctTTATGAATAAGGTGACACAAACATGTATCACATCTCACAACTCCACATCAAGTTTcttaccaccaccatgtttttgGCCACATTTGCATGTATGTCATTTTGTCCCATGAACACAATAGCTAAAAAAGTTTTGAATTGATTCTGATAAAAGTTTATTGtgtagagtggggtcatgttaCTGTAATAATCCATTACAACTTGCCTTACATCCACTAAGGTCGTCACGGCCAGCTTGATGACTTATTGGTTGAAAATGGACAGAAAACCTTTTAGAAACTTAGGAACTATGATTCATCTTAGAtttaacctctgacctctccttcaaggtcaataAACTTACCTCAAGGTCAAAGGGATAGAGaactatttaaaatgaaaacaggctTTCAGACTGACGCAAACATGTTGGTATTGGATACTTTTTGTGTACATTACAGAAACAGGTTTCATCACgatttaaatgcataaaaatttGAAGACATGTACAAAGTActaatttcttttggaaaacaaaataaacgtATACTATTTACTTAGCAAATCCATTTTCCTTACTATGTATCTATTgctaaacatttaaatttgtctaaacacataaataaaaaataataataaacatttatgcTCAAATGCATTTGTTTCACGTCTTAAACTTattaagttacttttaaaaagaacaaagaaggcAAAATGAatatacagaaaatacaaaactatttGCATAAAAGCAAATAGTGTGCAGAGAGTGAGCTGCCATGGTGGAGGTTTGTGTTCTCAGAGTGCTTCTTAATCTGATTTATGATGACACTTAAATGAATTATTCATACTTTTAACTGATGCAAAACAGGTGTAGGTTATAAGTTAAGGTATACGttgcataaataaatgaaaaagaacaCTAACATCATGCAATTCATCTAGTTTACCCAATGCACAGAAAATCTATAACAATACCAAAGTATCAATATGGTATGAAATCTCAGTCACATGTGCATGATTGTATTCTAGATTAGTTAAATATGGTCGCCTATTCAATAAacatgtgagcaaaaacaaggaaataaacaaaaaatcaaCAAGTTCAAAAAGTTTAACAAGAAAattttctatttattattttaaaattctgcaGAACTTTAATCTCCTGAAGCTATTTGGAACAAaataaagagtttttttttatatcaaagGGTGTGCATGCTCTGTGAAGCATTAAAAGTTGATCTTTGATAAAAAGATCATACGTTACAGGAAGTTTTTGGGGGATCTGTTGTTTTGTCccatggagatttttttttttaggacaaatggtctgtatttatatagcgctttactagtccctaaagaccccaaagtgctttacacatccagtcatccacccattcacatactggtgatggcagctacattgtagccacagccaccctggggctcactgacagaggcaaggctgccggacactggcgccaccaggccctctgaccaccaccagtaggcaacggtgtcttgcccaaggacacaacgaccgagactgtccgagccggggctcgaaccagcaaccttccgattacaaggcgaactcccaactcttgagccacgatcgccccaagtAAACCCAGAAGTAAATGATCACTCTGCTTCATGTGACAAAAAGCCAGCAACTAGGTTTTTGGATTCCAGCTGAAAATGTGTCAGAAGTTATTCCAACTTTTAGAATTTTTGAAGTGTAAATGCAATaaggaaataaaatattcaatcGTTTAAGAATCAAAACGCTAGCAGTAGCCTTTAAGCAAACTACACTACAGTTATATTACATATAATAActtcctcagtttcctgttcttagctgacaggcgTGGCCACGCACCCATTGTGGTCTGTAGCCCAAGGTTCAAAATTTGATGTGTTGTGCTTTCAGAGatgttcttctgcataccttggttgtaacaagtgattACTAGAggtactgttgccttcctatcggTTCAAACAAGTCTGACTATTCTCCTACGACCTCTAGAATCAACAAGAAATTGTAACCCAGATAGCTGCTGCTTTCCTCTTTTTCTAACCATTCTCTGCAGACTGTAGAAATAGTTATCCCAGGTCATCAGACCACCCTGGCATCACAAGCATTCTACATTGAAAGTTATTTAAATGACCTTTTTCCCTCACTCTGATGATCTGTTTGAACAGAGGATCATCTGGACCATGTTCGCACGAGTGGCTGTGTAGGTATTTGCATCAACAAGCAGctaaacaggtgtacctaatgaagtgagCAGTGAGCAGAGTTGCATGTTCGAACAATATCTGGTCATTTTAAAGCGAGAGACCTTATTTTATCTACCCACTCCATTCAAGAAAATCCCCTAACTGTGAAACTACATAATTAGTGGAGGAATCATGTGTTTGCATATCACAGACCGAATTTAAGAAAACGTCGATGAATTCACTGAAATGAAGCCGAATGTCATCACTTAATTTTTTAATGGCAGTTCAGCTGgttcaaaacaagaaaattaccTTGAAAATTTCTGACATTTGGTGTAACGTTTATATCCTCTGGCTGTGCAGTGTTGTTCGCCACATTGCTTTAAGTGTCACATGGTATAACCACTGCTTTAGATATACTGAGGAAAAGACACGCTGATGAGAGCCTGGAGGAAGCCATGGTGCTTTTTATTCTATCACAAGTTCTCTGAAAAGAAGTCACAGCTGCTAGAAAGTGTTTTcatgctgattaaaaaaaacccaagtgaAATTCTGTCCAACATTCTAACCCTTCAGTCATTCTGGGGTCATGAACTGAAGTCAC
It encodes:
- the LOC113035172 gene encoding follistatin-related protein 1-like, translating into MQMLTISVLLLQFLLFLHLVSSSPLSKDESVCARTFCGAGRECVSTDRGEPVCRCLQQCDMSEHWVCGSNGKSYRNHCELHRDACITQTKIHVEHRGHCLEKPTKANVSPIVCFLSDRDWMRERVIQWIQKEAEDLASNTSAGDILQTYFQAYDDGDSQLDSNEFLRFLKHNETALNITYSDTLQTNLLLRSLCVDALIELSDENADWKLSLTEFINCLTPTYHPTERKCALEDEVFEDGAETQMECNKCVCACGNWVCTTLTCNGEHQVDEDTDEGGEDEEMTEEEWSRRVAELNALQASVTMQN